The Chthoniobacterales bacterium genomic sequence TCCGCCTCGGCAATATCGGTGCGCACTTTGGGAGCAATACCCGCGTTGTTGACGAGTCCGTCCAGACGGCCGAATTCGTCGAGAACCGAATCGAACATGGCCTTCCCCTCCGCGGTGGACGACAACTGCGCGGAAACCGGAAAGAACTTCTGGCGCGAATCCTTGGCTGCGTCGCGGCAAAACCGGACGGTTTCGTCCGCGGCTGCTCGATTGCTCGCGTAGTGGATGGCAATATCGTGGCCCTCCTTGGCAAGGCAAAGCGCGATGCCCCGGCCGAGCCCGCGGCTTGCCCCGGTGACGAGAATGACAGGACGCGTCATGGCCCCACTTTGCCGGCAAAAATGCGGCGACTCCATGGGCGAAAGCGCTTTCTCCAGCACAAACACGACTTTATTTATTGTGCTTATGCCCAAAATTCCTCGGAACCCCGTCTCCCCCATTGTTCTGCGGCGTTTGCGGTTGCGGTGTGGGAATTGGTTCGTGCGTTCTTTGCGCGTCAACCGGCACCTCCAGCCCTTCGACCGATTCGCACCGCACCGGCATGCGCACGGCCAACTCCTGCTCTATTTGCGCGGACACGGAGAACAACGGGTCGGGCCGAAGAAATACCCGGTCGGTCCGGGATCTGTTTTCTTCGTGCCCCGGGGACGCATGCATGAATTCCGCGAGCAAGCCCCGCGCCGCGCCATTTGTCTGGTGGCCGATCTTGGCGGTGCGGCGCCGAAGAACAGCCGTTTCCGCTGCGGCCGACTTTCCGCGGATGCACTCATGGCCGTGCGCCAGCATGTAGCCTCGCTCTCGGGAGAACGCGGCCGCGACCTCGACCTGATCGCCGGGGCTGCCATGCTCTTCATTCTCGACGCCTGCCGCCGTGCCTGCACGGGCGAACCCGCGCCCGAGCGCCCCGGCGCCACCATCCTCGCGCGATTGCGCCGTGGTTGGCATGCGGACAATCAAGGCAACTGGCCGCGCCCGGGCGAACTCGCCCGCCGCACCGGTCTTCAGAAAGACTACCTCAATCGTCTCGTTCGTCAGGCCAGCGGCCTCACGCTGGGGCAATGGCGCGACCGCGAGCTGCTGCGCATGGCGG encodes the following:
- a CDS encoding helix-turn-helix domain-containing protein, translated to MAISWPSLARQSAMPRPSPRLAPVTRMTGRVMAPLCRQKCGDSMGESAFSSTNTTLFIVLMPKIPRNPVSPIVLRRLRLRCGNWFVRSLRVNRHLQPFDRFAPHRHAHGQLLLYLRGHGEQRVGPKKYPVGPGSVFFVPRGRMHEFREQAPRRAICLVADLGGAAPKNSRFRCGRLSADALMAVRQHVASLSGERGRDLDLIAGAAMLFILDACRRACTGEPAPERPGATILARLRRGWHADNQGNWPRPGELARRTGLQKDYLNRLVRQASGLTLGQWRDRELLRMAENELRRGNRVTAVADELGFRDPSYFARWFRKQTGLPPSHWQPVWLRSSSSVSRAS